The genomic segment TAAACTCACTGAGGTCACATCAGGTTTGAAGAGTTGAAAATATAAGTCAAACGTTCTTCACGTCTAATAAAGCAAAACAGTCGGCTATAACACATTATTTCCATCTTTGTagctcaaaaaaataaacaaacatgccAATAAGATAACcagtaaagaaaagaaatcattacacacaaggaaacaaagaagaatttctgtaaaaataaatatgcaggTGCAGGAGGGCTGATGAAATTTCTCTGTTTTAGTGTTTGTGGCATAAGGCTTGTTTTAATTCCTGAGATtcgtctgaatgtgtgtgtttgtgtgtgtttggtgtgtgttcACATAGTGCAGCacttgttcttttgtgtttggCCGTCTTTGAACCGGAGACGATGCTTCGACCGATATTTCTCCAGGTAGGTCAGCTGTTTGCTGTTGATCGCTCCACGACGTTTCCTGGAACACACAAACATTAAATAGTGGAAATCAGTGAATTTATCCTTTATAAGGTTTTAAATGTGCCTCGTTGTTTAGCAGAACTCTCACATCAGCACACCACAGCTGGAGCTCTGACGAATCTCTTGGATGTTTCAAGATCTTGGGCCAAATATGGAGACAATCGAGCCGTCACAGTGGCTTCATGCAGAGCTCGATGCCCCGATTTCAACTTTTATTGCAGTGTAACGTTCTTTACCTATTATTTAATTGCctttatttattcaaatttgTGGTTCAGGtcacagtgttttattgtgtttttgtgatctgCTACATTCATTTTATGGGATTTTGTTCAATTCTTGttaatttttagtttatttttttaataaatttgactttttactttgtttttgccGTGATAATAGGACAACATTTCCCTTTAGTTTTCCATCAgttctttttgtcactttgtggtaaAATATAATAAGGATTGTGTGTATGTACTGCTTCTCAGAATGCTAATTTGTGCTGATATGTGGGCTAATATAAAGTTTAATACTGCTGTTTTAACTAGTAGTGCATTACAATTTAAGTAGTGACCCCAACATATTTTATGCTACTGGGTTATTTACAGCTGCAGTAATCTGGAAAAAACTGCAGATTGTGTTGCTATTTAAGTGATCTCACCTGAGCTCAGTAAAAGGTCCATAATTGGCTTAAAATATCCAGTAgcaaaaaacctgaaaatggaGCCAAGAGGAGGTGCCGGACTCGTAGTTTCTTCTCAGACCACTTAAATTTACATTATGCTTGAGGTTAGTGCGGAATTATGGGTCAATGATGCCAAAATACTGCGTTCCTCAGTTTTCAAACAAGATAAAGCAGCGATGCAagcattgtgttgtttcttaaaccaagtttttatttaaattgctAAATAGTTTCTTGTTTGGTATGTATTAAAGTGAGAAAGAATATAGTTACAGCTGTTCTAGTGGTGTATGATATTCATTTTGTAGGATTCAAATTAAAGCACAAATGCTCTTTAGCTGTTTTATGTGCACGATGAATTTAAAACATATAAATGTACTCACTGTCTGATGAGTTGAAATCGCATCCTCATACTTCATCCCACTTTCTATCAGAGCCCAAAAGCGACCAGCACTGGAGCTCTGCatgtaaacagaaacacatgcagTCACATCTACAATTCTGCTCATCTGTATTTAAAAAACTTCTTCTAAAATAATATTTCtctgcagaaaatgaaacatttaataGTCACTTAACATCAGTCAGATTTTATAAGCTTTAACCTTCATGTAAAGGATCAGTTaatctttgttttgtgtattccCTTCCTCTGTTCCACTAAACAGtgaattaatgtgttttaaagtgtttcttACCTTCCCAGTCCAGCTACACAGTGAACAGCTACACAGCTTCCTGGATCCTCTTTAAACTTCTTCTTCAGCAGATTCAGCCATCATCAACCAGCTTACTGGAGGTGGAGCTCCATCATCAAAGGGCCAATCCTGAAAAAGAGGTCCAGCAGTTACTGTCATTCTGTCATTAAAGGTCACTTTTATGTTATTCATGGCTTCATtcaacaggaaaataaaactcCAGTCGctgtgatgaagatgaagatgctGTGATAAAAGAGCTGATTtcactgcagctgataaactgacTCATGTTTTCTGAAGAGAAAATGAGTTCACAGTTTGATCTGATGTTAGATCCTGATCAGTCCTGTCTGCATGTCAGGGATAATTTAAAACTATGAGTAATTAATGAAAGATATTTCTGTTGATACATGTGCAGAAATGCATCTGTCTATGTGCAGACGTTCACATGgcttctgctgctgtgaatTTATAAATTCTAAGGAAAAACTCCTACAAAAATTCCTACAAAATGAAACTTCAGCTTCTgtttaatgttttgtcaaaatccagattgtttttattattgctgCATCTCTTTAACCTTAAGATATATGGTCCCTAATGCTGTCTGGTGTCAGgtttaataaactcagaagaaacaagcaaacaagcaacaaatgaagcttcagctcctgttaatgattattttaataactGGTGTCATTTTGACTTTATCttagtaaatgttttttttttaacgacaTAGTGAAATTGTAGAGCAAAGTGAGTGAGAAAGCTGTCTTTGGACTAATAACGGTgaggaaaagatgaaaaaaagccTTCCTTAAATTGCTTTGCAGAACTCAAAGTATGTTGTGTGTATATGCTCATCTCTTAATGTGACTGTATGCAGCTCAAAAGTGTGTTGATATGTAAATGCTGCCAACTTTTATGTAAAATTATGATTCAGACATGAAGTTGACACCTTCAGTTACCTTCATACTATTGTAAAACAGTGCATGTCTGACAGGAGCTtacagtaaatgtgtgtttttttgtatcaTGTTCTCACCACCACGGTGATTCCGTCATTCTCCAGTGGCGTTTTGTCATAAGTGACGTCACAGACTCGGACCACGGTTGTGGCTCCATAACGCTTCAAGTCCTGGAGAGATGATAGGGATTTTAACAACACACAACATCCAATTCAATATTCATgtaataaattattttgtcaagTTCCTACTCACCTCTATGAAGGAGCTCAGCGTGCTGTCTGTGGGGTTGTGTGTGATCAGGAACCTCATGTTCTTGTGGCAAAGTTCTACTGGAGCCGGACGGTTCATGTTGGCCAGTGTCACCTTTGATATCCCAGACGGACCTCCGACCTTCAGAGTTAGATGTTAGATAAACAGTCAGAGTCTGGAGGATGTTCTTGACACACGTTAACACTGACAAGAATTCCAAACATGAGTCGTAGTAGGGAACAACAAACCAGAAAGAATATGCAGATTTACAGATTAGCTGCATTATTTAATGTGCCATTGAAGCAGCAGaaccacaatttaatcaaacCTGTTAGTCTTAAAGGAATATTTAAGCATTTTGGGAAATTAATAAATCTATCTGCAAGATATAAATGTAGAGCTAGCAGGTTGTAAGATTATCTTAGTTTgggttagcatagcttagcttagcttagcttaacgtAAAGCCTGTAACTGACAGCAAAGAAATACATCTGTTAAATCACAATAAGtcattgtcacattttgtttttgaaccAGAACCAACGTGATAATAACTAAAATCTCCAGGTTCTGCTAAAcacattattttgtgtctgcaaCCAGCTTgcagtc from the Acanthochromis polyacanthus isolate Apoly-LR-REF ecotype Palm Island chromosome 12, KAUST_Apoly_ChrSc, whole genome shotgun sequence genome contains:
- the ptp4a3b gene encoding LOW QUALITY PROTEIN: protein tyrosine phosphatase type IVA 3 (The sequence of the model RefSeq protein was modified relative to this genomic sequence to represent the inferred CDS: inserted 2 bases in 1 codon; deleted 3 bases in 2 codons), whose amino-acid sequence is MNRPAPVELCHKNMRFLITHNPTDSTLSSFIEDLKRYGATTVVRVCDVTYDKTPLENDGITVVDWPFDDGAPPPVSWLMXWLNLLKKKFKEDPGSCVAVHCVAGLGRAPVLVAFALIESGMKYEDAIQLIRQKRRGAINSKQLTYLEKYRSKHRLRFKDGQTQKNKCCTM